The following are encoded in a window of Haloarcula halophila genomic DNA:
- a CDS encoding MATE family efflux transporter encodes MSGSRYNPVRVLLLAIGSLLARAGLVERDRIARTTELSWPRIVTGLARMSKSTADVAMVGLAIGPTAIAGVGYATPFWGLAFALGGGVAGATIGLVSQRYGADAREELGLSVTTSAAVVVAITVPVAALYWVVPGPLIDLVGSGSRAVAFGESYLKVAALGVPFAGLNLVGSRTLVGADDAWSAMVVRAGGAVVNVVINAVLIFGLEMGVVGAAIGTVVANVLVTAALVVGLTRGGLPGVPFPVRIPVARPFLDRSLARDLVEMGAPLVGTNLARTGAQFPRLFIVGLFGPDVVSAYVVALRVRALLDTPNWGLSLASSSLVGQALGENDEPEATAWARTVLRLGIGVYLLVAVALAPFSRQIGRLFVEDTTLLPLVTVFVAVACASVVFRGIDGGATGPLRASGDTRWPLYSQLLGMYVFALPVAYVGVVVPTIGVTALYASLLVETAVPAAITYYRFRSGTWRVVSRSYRPDAALDD; translated from the coding sequence GTGTCAGGCTCCCGCTATAATCCCGTCCGTGTACTCTTGTTGGCTATCGGGAGCCTGCTCGCACGGGCCGGCCTCGTCGAACGTGATCGTATCGCACGGACGACCGAGCTATCCTGGCCCAGGATCGTCACCGGCCTCGCGCGCATGTCCAAATCGACTGCCGACGTGGCGATGGTCGGGCTGGCGATCGGGCCGACCGCCATCGCGGGCGTCGGCTACGCGACGCCGTTCTGGGGGCTGGCGTTCGCGCTCGGCGGGGGTGTGGCCGGCGCGACCATCGGTCTGGTCTCTCAGCGCTACGGGGCCGACGCCCGCGAGGAACTCGGGCTGTCGGTGACCACGAGCGCCGCGGTCGTCGTCGCGATCACGGTCCCGGTCGCGGCGCTGTACTGGGTCGTCCCCGGCCCGCTGATCGACCTCGTCGGGTCGGGATCGCGTGCGGTCGCGTTCGGCGAGTCGTACCTCAAGGTCGCCGCGCTGGGGGTCCCGTTCGCCGGCTTGAACCTCGTCGGGAGCAGGACGCTGGTGGGTGCCGACGACGCCTGGTCGGCGATGGTCGTCCGGGCGGGCGGGGCCGTCGTCAACGTCGTCATCAACGCCGTCCTCATCTTCGGGCTAGAGATGGGCGTCGTCGGTGCCGCCATCGGCACCGTCGTCGCGAACGTTCTCGTCACTGCCGCGCTGGTGGTCGGATTGACACGCGGGGGTCTGCCAGGGGTCCCGTTTCCGGTACGGATTCCGGTCGCCCGGCCGTTCCTGGATCGCTCGCTGGCCCGTGACCTCGTCGAGATGGGTGCCCCGCTCGTGGGGACGAACCTCGCGCGGACGGGCGCGCAGTTCCCGCGGCTGTTCATCGTCGGGTTGTTCGGCCCCGACGTCGTCTCGGCGTACGTCGTCGCCCTGCGGGTCCGTGCCCTGCTCGATACGCCCAACTGGGGGCTGAGTCTCGCCTCCAGCAGTCTCGTCGGGCAGGCCCTCGGTGAGAACGACGAACCGGAAGCGACCGCCTGGGCCCGGACGGTCCTCCGGCTCGGGATCGGTGTCTATCTCCTTGTCGCCGTCGCGCTTGCACCGTTCTCCCGACAGATCGGCCGCCTGTTCGTCGAGGACACGACGCTGTTGCCGCTGGTGACCGTCTTCGTCGCTGTCGCGTGCGCGAGTGTTGTCTTCCGGGGTATCGACGGCGGTGCAACTGGACCGCTCCGGGCCAGTGGCGACACCCGCTGGCCGCTGTACTCACAGCTCCTGGGGATGTACGTCTTCGCGCTCCCGGTCGCTTACGTCGGTGTGGTCGTCCCCACGATCGGTGTCACCGCCCTGTACGCCTCGCTGCTCGTCGAGACAGCGGTGCCGGCGGCGATCACCTACTACCGGTTCCGGTCGGGGACTTGGCGGGTGGTCAGCCGCTCGTATCGCCCGGACGCGGCACTCGACGACTAG
- a CDS encoding tRNA (guanine(26)-N(2))-dimethyltransferase, producing the protein MRVSEGQVTVTVPEQADAGKGENVFFNPVQELNRDLTVATLRAYRDREDRASSYLDATAASGVRGVRAAADGWETTLCDIDEEAVALCERNLERNGVAGAVRHEDASVLMHTDTFDVVDVDPFGTPMPFADAAVKGTRNLLCVTATDTAPLCGAHFESGVRTYSTVPRNTEYHAEMGLRVLLSAMVRTAARYDIAARPILSHATRHYARTYLEFDRGARVANDCIDELGHVYHCQECLWRNHERGLIADAPEECPECGQHLQTAGPIWLGRTCDPAFARSVAEYVTDDMGTAETARDLLATLATELDTPTHYDQHRLCKRWGRGADAMDEFLGTLRDAGFEATRTHFGGTTFKSDADVAQMRAAVEA; encoded by the coding sequence ATGCGCGTCAGCGAGGGGCAGGTGACCGTGACGGTTCCCGAACAGGCCGACGCCGGGAAAGGCGAGAACGTCTTCTTCAACCCGGTCCAGGAACTGAACCGGGATCTGACGGTTGCGACGCTTCGGGCCTACCGGGACCGCGAGGACCGGGCGTCGTCGTATCTCGACGCCACTGCCGCCAGCGGTGTCCGTGGGGTCCGGGCGGCCGCCGACGGCTGGGAGACGACGCTGTGTGACATCGACGAGGAGGCGGTCGCCCTCTGTGAGCGGAACCTCGAACGCAACGGCGTGGCGGGGGCGGTCCGACACGAGGACGCCAGCGTGCTCATGCACACCGACACGTTCGACGTGGTCGACGTCGACCCGTTCGGGACGCCGATGCCCTTCGCCGACGCGGCGGTCAAGGGCACCCGGAACCTCCTGTGTGTGACCGCGACCGACACCGCGCCGCTGTGTGGCGCGCACTTCGAGAGCGGCGTCCGTACGTACAGCACGGTCCCGCGAAACACCGAGTACCACGCCGAGATGGGGCTGCGGGTCCTGCTGTCGGCGATGGTCCGGACCGCCGCCCGGTACGACATCGCGGCCCGGCCGATCCTGAGCCACGCGACGCGTCACTACGCCCGGACCTACCTGGAGTTCGATCGGGGCGCGAGAGTCGCCAACGACTGCATCGACGAACTGGGCCACGTCTACCACTGCCAGGAGTGTCTCTGGCGGAACCACGAGCGCGGGCTGATCGCCGACGCACCCGAGGAATGCCCGGAGTGTGGGCAACACCTCCAGACGGCGGGTCCGATCTGGCTGGGTCGGACCTGCGACCCAGCGTTCGCCCGGTCGGTCGCCGAGTACGTCACCGACGACATGGGGACAGCCGAGACGGCCAGAGACCTCCTGGCGACGCTGGCGACGGAACTGGACACGCCGACCCACTACGACCAACACCGGCTGTGTAAGCGCTGGGGCCGGGGCGCCGACGCGATGGACGAGTTTCTCGGAACGCTCCGGGACGCAGGATTCGAGGCCACCCGAACGCACTTCGGCGGGACGACGTTCAAGAGCGACGCCGACGTTGCCCAGATGCGCGCGGCCGTCGAGGCCTGA
- a CDS encoding histidine kinase N-terminal 7TM domain-containing protein, with product MVTDIPWPAVGALASGVGSLYLLARLRPHWEQPGARWFVATIATITVWSVGYAVGIVAVSPPFRVAVEVLSWMAAGWIGFFFLSFALGYTGRTGIVESWWYRASAVVPLTISLLAIASTQTPLLWGGYEPVRVWGVLGAAYTFLPLGYVSILGVMLFVSIGTVLLFDTVISYGPLYRREAIAVGLSPLPPGVGALLWALGLGPPVNLTPVLFLPHIVLDAYAFVGGGMFEFHPATRRIGERAAIDDIGTPVAIVDVEGRIVTLNPAAEATFGVDTESALTRPLSAILGDERITVNGEGERIGVETDRQRQEFKTQQTELRDEAGTHLGYTVLFQDITDEIRRERRLEVLNRFLRHNVRNESVVIRGRAELLAETLDGQEAAHAQTIEAAVGRLVDSGEKARTLSEVSTSGDAFETVDVVSFLAGVVDALGPEAGERVTVSVPDGLELSTQPVLLEVLVENLVENAVEHTDGSDVTVSATVDEGAVVLTVVDGGPGIPDHELAVLDSGQETDLNHGSGIGLWLIRWVATTLGAELAFEVESGTSVTVRLPDERAE from the coding sequence ATGGTCACCGACATCCCCTGGCCAGCCGTCGGTGCGCTCGCCTCGGGGGTCGGCTCGCTCTATCTGCTCGCGCGCTTGCGGCCACACTGGGAGCAACCGGGTGCGCGGTGGTTCGTCGCGACCATCGCGACCATCACCGTCTGGTCGGTGGGATACGCCGTCGGGATCGTCGCGGTGTCGCCGCCGTTTCGCGTGGCGGTCGAGGTGCTCTCGTGGATGGCCGCGGGCTGGATCGGCTTCTTCTTCCTGTCGTTCGCGCTGGGATACACCGGACGGACCGGGATCGTAGAGAGCTGGTGGTACCGGGCGAGCGCTGTCGTTCCTTTAACGATTTCGCTGTTGGCGATCGCGAGCACACAGACGCCGCTGCTGTGGGGCGGCTACGAGCCGGTCCGTGTGTGGGGCGTCCTCGGTGCGGCGTATACGTTCTTGCCGCTGGGATACGTCTCGATCCTCGGCGTGATGCTGTTCGTCAGCATCGGGACGGTCCTGCTGTTCGATACGGTGATCAGCTACGGCCCGCTGTACCGACGGGAAGCGATCGCCGTCGGACTGAGCCCGCTGCCTCCGGGGGTCGGTGCGTTGCTGTGGGCGCTGGGGCTGGGGCCGCCCGTGAACCTGACGCCAGTCCTGTTCTTGCCCCACATCGTCCTGGACGCCTACGCGTTCGTCGGCGGGGGGATGTTCGAGTTCCACCCGGCGACGCGCCGGATCGGCGAACGGGCGGCGATCGACGACATCGGAACGCCGGTCGCCATCGTCGACGTCGAAGGCCGTATCGTCACGCTCAATCCGGCGGCGGAGGCGACTTTCGGCGTCGATACGGAGTCGGCGCTGACGCGGCCACTGTCCGCGATTCTGGGTGACGAGCGGATCACTGTCAACGGCGAGGGCGAACGGATCGGCGTCGAGACCGACAGGCAACGCCAGGAGTTCAAGACACAGCAGACGGAACTCCGCGACGAGGCCGGAACTCACCTTGGCTACACCGTCCTGTTCCAGGACATCACCGACGAGATCCGCCGCGAGCGACGGCTGGAGGTCCTCAACCGGTTTCTCCGGCACAACGTCCGCAACGAGAGCGTGGTCATCAGGGGCCGTGCGGAGTTGCTGGCGGAGACGCTGGACGGCCAGGAGGCGGCCCACGCCCAGACGATCGAGGCGGCGGTCGGCCGGCTCGTCGACTCCGGGGAGAAGGCCCGAACGCTGTCGGAGGTCTCGACCAGCGGGGACGCGTTCGAGACGGTCGACGTGGTGTCGTTTCTGGCCGGTGTCGTCGACGCTCTGGGGCCGGAAGCCGGCGAGCGCGTGACGGTGTCGGTCCCCGACGGACTCGAACTGTCGACACAGCCGGTGTTGCTGGAGGTACTCGTCGAGAACCTCGTCGAGAACGCCGTCGAGCACACCGACGGCTCCGACGTGACGGTATCGGCGACGGTCGACGAGGGTGCCGTGGTGCTGACCGTCGTCGACGGCGGCCCGGGTATCCCGGACCACGAACTGGCGGTCCTCGACAGCGGCCAGGAGACGGATCTGAACCACGGGAGCGGGATCGGCCTGTGGCTGATCAGGTGGGTCGCGACCACGCTGGGGGCCGAACTGGCCTTCGAGGTCGAGTCCGGAACGAGCGTCACCGTCCGGCTCCCGGACGAGCGAGCAGAGTGA
- the hisH gene encoding imidazole glycerol phosphate synthase subunit HisH — protein MSARQTAAEVVVVDYGLGNLRSVTRGLERAGAQVTLTEDPASFDAADGIVLPGVGAFSEGMDNAGPFRDALVEQAEAGKPLFGICLGMQMLLTTSEEADHAGEGDAEGLDLIPGENVRFSRDQTVPHMGWNQLDVQRDHPLVEGVDSVGSEIPRADGTAGGGSVDGEYAYFVHSYYAVPDDEDAVVATTDYGTDFASIVANEAGNVFGTQFHPEKSGETGLQILRNFVDYCVER, from the coding sequence ATGAGTGCCAGACAGACCGCCGCGGAGGTGGTGGTCGTCGACTACGGACTGGGGAACCTCCGGAGTGTCACCCGCGGGCTCGAACGCGCGGGCGCCCAGGTGACACTCACCGAAGACCCCGCGTCGTTCGACGCCGCGGACGGCATCGTCCTCCCGGGTGTGGGCGCGTTCTCCGAGGGGATGGACAACGCCGGCCCGTTCCGGGACGCACTGGTCGAACAGGCCGAGGCGGGCAAACCACTCTTCGGAATCTGTCTCGGGATGCAGATGCTGCTGACGACGAGCGAGGAAGCCGACCACGCCGGCGAGGGCGACGCCGAGGGCCTGGACCTGATCCCCGGCGAGAACGTCCGGTTCAGCCGCGACCAGACGGTCCCCCACATGGGTTGGAACCAACTGGACGTACAGCGGGACCACCCGCTCGTCGAGGGAGTCGACAGCGTGGGATCGGAGATCCCACGGGCAGACGGAACCGCCGGCGGCGGTTCCGTCGACGGCGAGTACGCCTACTTCGTCCACTCCTACTACGCGGTCCCCGACGACGAGGACGCGGTGGTCGCTACGACAGATTACGGGACGGATTTCGCCTCGATCGTCGCCAACGAGGCCGGCAACGTCTTCGGGACCCAGTTCCACCCCGAGAAGTCCGGCGAGACGGGCCTGCAGATCCTGCGGAACTTCGTCGACTACTGCGTCGAGCGGTAG
- a CDS encoding substrate-binding domain-containing protein — protein sequence MRKRRNFLKGIGALGAAGVIAGCSGNNSGDGGSGSDGGSSDGSSSEGESTDTETATDTPSGPEVTFGGNEELNFNLSPSVPQEDLYVQYAPLRDYLEEYITGNFDVPPALDAQMNVGSNYSAVIQALGQGTANLAETGPFAAAVGHQTDNSEVIVQRFGYGGWTYKSIIATPNDSSISSLSDLSGKSVAFSDPLSTSGFLFPTAAMKEAGIDVGNLPEGNGSQAGFEPIFAGGHVQSYTLLVQGEVDAAAMGGFVRDTKTGPAPEEWQSNATTLHEDTGLPRAPIVVSSALDDDAKNAIQEAFLEAPASAFDGADGEDGTDDDLWFSKVREASIDDYQIVIDKAETLGVGADFFSG from the coding sequence ATGCGAAAGCGGAGAAACTTCCTGAAAGGCATCGGGGCACTCGGGGCGGCCGGCGTCATCGCCGGTTGTTCCGGCAACAACTCTGGCGACGGCGGGTCCGGCAGTGACGGAGGATCGTCGGACGGGTCCTCCTCCGAGGGTGAGAGCACGGACACCGAAACGGCGACGGACACGCCGTCGGGTCCCGAAGTCACGTTCGGCGGGAACGAGGAACTCAACTTCAACCTCTCGCCGAGCGTCCCACAGGAGGACCTCTACGTCCAGTACGCGCCGCTCCGTGACTACCTCGAGGAGTACATCACCGGCAACTTCGACGTTCCCCCGGCGCTGGACGCCCAGATGAACGTCGGGAGCAACTACAGCGCCGTCATCCAGGCGCTGGGGCAGGGGACGGCGAACCTCGCCGAGACGGGGCCGTTCGCGGCCGCGGTCGGCCACCAGACCGACAACTCCGAGGTGATCGTCCAGCGCTTTGGCTACGGTGGCTGGACCTACAAGAGTATCATCGCGACGCCGAACGACAGTTCGATCAGCAGTCTGTCGGACCTCTCGGGCAAGAGTGTCGCGTTCAGCGACCCGCTCTCGACCAGCGGCTTCCTCTTCCCGACGGCCGCGATGAAAGAGGCTGGCATCGACGTCGGGAACCTCCCCGAAGGCAACGGCTCCCAGGCCGGCTTCGAACCGATCTTCGCCGGCGGACACGTCCAGTCGTACACGCTCCTGGTCCAGGGTGAGGTCGACGCCGCGGCCATGGGCGGGTTCGTCCGCGACACCAAGACGGGGCCGGCCCCCGAGGAGTGGCAGAGCAACGCGACGACGCTCCACGAGGACACCGGTCTCCCCCGGGCGCCGATCGTCGTCAGCAGCGCGCTCGACGACGACGCCAAGAACGCGATCCAGGAGGCGTTCCTGGAGGCACCCGCCTCGGCGTTCGACGGCGCCGACGGCGAGGACGGCACCGACGACGACCTCTGGTTCAGCAAGGTCCGGGAAGCGAGCATCGACGACTACCAGATCGTGATCGACAAGGCAGAGACCCTCGGCGTCGGTGCGGACTTCTTCAGCGGCTAA
- a CDS encoding phosphonate ABC transporter ATP-binding protein translates to MPAVTFDDVTKIYGEDTVALRDIDIEIEEGEFVILLGPSGAGKSTFLRVLNGLTQPTEGEVAIQGQSATSAREDVGMVFQEHYLIESMSAFQNALTGALSRNGLLRSFLTWHSEADKETALEALDTVGLLHESGQRAGSMSGGQKQRVGIARALVQQPNLLLADEPVASLDPKAARDVMSYMKQAASERDLTAVTSLHQVNIAREFGDTFLGVRDGEVVFQGTREDLTMDVVDEIYYGEDASGELADESDDPTGTSAPRSAVEGGGSA, encoded by the coding sequence ATGCCCGCAGTTACCTTCGACGACGTAACGAAGATCTACGGCGAGGACACGGTCGCCCTCAGGGACATCGATATCGAGATCGAGGAGGGTGAGTTCGTCATCCTGCTCGGACCGTCCGGCGCGGGGAAGTCGACGTTCCTGCGCGTCCTGAACGGACTCACACAGCCCACAGAGGGGGAGGTCGCCATCCAGGGTCAGTCGGCCACGAGCGCCCGCGAGGACGTCGGGATGGTGTTCCAGGAACACTACCTCATCGAGAGCATGAGCGCCTTCCAGAACGCGCTCACCGGCGCACTCTCGCGGAACGGGCTCCTCCGGAGTTTCCTCACCTGGCACAGCGAGGCGGACAAAGAGACGGCACTGGAGGCACTCGATACCGTCGGCCTGCTCCACGAGTCCGGCCAGCGGGCCGGTTCGATGAGCGGGGGGCAAAAACAGCGCGTCGGCATCGCCCGCGCATTGGTCCAACAGCCCAACCTCCTGCTCGCCGACGAACCGGTCGCCAGCCTCGACCCGAAGGCCGCCCGGGACGTGATGAGCTACATGAAACAGGCCGCGAGCGAACGTGATCTGACGGCCGTCACGAGCCTCCACCAGGTCAACATCGCCCGCGAGTTCGGCGATACGTTCCTCGGGGTCCGGGACGGCGAAGTCGTCTTCCAGGGGACCCGCGAGGATCTGACGATGGACGTCGTCGACGAGATCTACTACGGCGAGGACGCCTCGGGCGAACTCGCCGACGAGTCCGACGATCCGACCGGGACCAGCGCCCCGCGGTCGGCCGTCGAGGGAGGTGGGTCGGCGTGA
- a CDS encoding PhnE/PtxC family ABC transporter permease: protein MSTGPISAQLNSLQRSRRIKQVSTLLLVVGILAVTYFGLGFVQFDLGEISSGVPSFIEFIFAFFPPNFEALTLFTKNNGITGLEAVGASLGNPGSIVESLASPRLTLVKASVVTLLLGFLGTVLGFLPALVFGVLGSEQVTPFPFNFIFRGTMSAIRAIPAIVWIFLFIPFGPPSQATAVLAIATDTVGNLGRLFTDELEEVEEGPIEAIQSTGASRTQTVGFGMLSQVSRSFIAWTLYILEINTRIAISLGVVGAGGLGLYIRNQQDLLQFQNTAAGIVMVFVVVLSIELLSSRIRARLRPGEHESKGFIEGLRDLLNAEKWVGRTEKN, encoded by the coding sequence GTGAGCACCGGTCCGATCTCGGCACAGCTCAACTCCCTCCAGCGGTCCCGGCGGATCAAGCAGGTCTCGACGCTCCTGCTCGTGGTCGGTATCCTCGCGGTGACGTACTTCGGGCTGGGGTTCGTCCAGTTCGACCTCGGAGAGATCTCCAGCGGCGTCCCCAGCTTCATCGAGTTCATCTTCGCCTTCTTCCCGCCGAACTTCGAGGCGCTGACGCTGTTTACGAAGAACAACGGCATCACCGGACTGGAAGCGGTCGGCGCGAGCCTCGGGAACCCGGGGAGTATCGTCGAGAGCCTCGCCTCGCCCCGGCTGACCCTGGTGAAAGCCAGCGTCGTGACACTCCTGCTTGGCTTCCTCGGAACGGTTCTTGGCTTCCTGCCCGCACTCGTCTTCGGTGTGCTGGGCAGCGAGCAGGTGACGCCGTTCCCGTTCAACTTCATCTTCCGCGGGACGATGAGTGCGATCCGCGCCATCCCCGCGATCGTCTGGATCTTCCTCTTTATCCCGTTTGGCCCGCCGAGTCAGGCGACCGCGGTGCTGGCGATCGCCACCGACACCGTCGGCAACCTCGGCCGGCTGTTCACCGACGAACTCGAAGAGGTCGAGGAAGGCCCCATCGAGGCCATCCAGTCGACGGGTGCGTCCCGGACCCAGACGGTCGGGTTCGGGATGTTGAGCCAGGTGTCCCGCTCCTTTATCGCCTGGACGCTGTACATCTTAGAGATCAACACCCGCATCGCGATCTCGCTGGGTGTCGTCGGTGCCGGCGGACTGGGGCTGTACATCCGGAACCAGCAGGACCTGCTTCAGTTCCAGAACACCGCCGCGGGCATCGTCATGGTCTTCGTCGTCGTCCTCTCGATCGAACTGCTCTCCTCGCGGATTCGCGCCCGCCTGCGGCCGGGTGAACACGAGAGCAAGGGATTCATCGAGGGACTGCGTGACCTGCTGAACGCCGAGAAGTGGGTCGGTCGAACCGAGAAGAACTAG
- a CDS encoding uracil-DNA glycosylase, with the protein MEGMDGLDVVACERCPELCESRSRIVNGAGPADADLLFVGEAPGANEDEQGEPFVGRSGDVLDETLREVGLDRGDVRITNCVRCRPPDNRDPHVEERAHCRPYLEHEIDAVDPAVVVTLGKVPAEHLLERDVAVTGEAGEVYDVPIEGTPRRVLVSVHPAATLYDPSQKETFGSALETAAEFSDGESGQKRLGDF; encoded by the coding sequence ATGGAAGGGATGGACGGACTCGACGTCGTCGCCTGCGAACGCTGTCCGGAGCTTTGCGAGTCGCGGTCCCGCATCGTCAACGGTGCCGGCCCGGCGGACGCGGATCTCCTGTTCGTCGGTGAGGCTCCGGGTGCCAACGAGGACGAGCAGGGCGAACCGTTCGTCGGCCGCAGCGGCGACGTGTTAGACGAGACGCTGCGTGAGGTCGGACTCGACCGGGGGGACGTACGCATCACCAACTGCGTCCGCTGTCGTCCCCCGGACAACCGTGACCCCCACGTCGAGGAGCGGGCACACTGTCGGCCGTACCTCGAACACGAGATCGACGCTGTCGATCCCGCGGTGGTCGTCACGCTCGGGAAGGTGCCGGCGGAACACCTCTTGGAGCGCGACGTCGCGGTCACCGGCGAGGCCGGCGAGGTGTACGACGTCCCGATCGAGGGAACGCCCCGGCGAGTCCTGGTGAGCGTCCACCCGGCGGCGACGCTGTACGATCCGAGCCAGAAAGAGACGTTCGGGTCGGCACTGGAGACGGCCGCGGAGTTCTCCGACGGCGAAAGCGGCCAGAAGCGATTGGGTGACTTCTAG
- a CDS encoding DUF99 family protein: MKPGVRALGVAESYRESTSHFAGAVVRASRVVDGFVFDTCTVGGSDATATVCEMVERLGRADVRYLLIAGIAPAWFNVLDLRQLHDRTGLPTVSVTFEDSPGLGSAIREAFDDPETVQHRLSTYRAQPDRRPVTVDDGTVYVRSVGLADQEAADVVRAFTPEGGRPEPLRVARLAARGLVDAE, encoded by the coding sequence GTGAAACCGGGGGTTCGCGCCCTCGGCGTCGCTGAGTCGTACCGGGAGTCGACAAGCCACTTCGCTGGTGCCGTCGTCCGCGCCAGCCGGGTGGTGGACGGGTTCGTTTTCGATACGTGTACCGTCGGTGGGAGCGACGCGACCGCCACCGTCTGTGAGATGGTCGAGCGACTGGGGCGTGCGGACGTTCGATATCTCCTGATCGCTGGCATCGCGCCGGCGTGGTTCAACGTCCTCGACCTTCGGCAGCTCCACGACCGAACAGGGTTGCCGACCGTCTCGGTGACTTTCGAGGACTCTCCCGGACTGGGGAGCGCGATCCGCGAGGCGTTCGACGATCCCGAGACGGTCCAGCATCGCCTGTCGACCTACCGTGCCCAACCCGACCGCCGGCCGGTCACCGTCGACGACGGGACGGTGTACGTCCGGAGTGTCGGCCTCGCCGACCAGGAGGCCGCCGACGTGGTGCGGGCGTTCACCCCCGAGGGCGGGCGGCCGGAACCGCTCCGGGTCGCACGGCTCGCCGCCCGTGGGCTGGTCGATGCCGAGTGA
- a CDS encoding DUF5786 family protein, giving the protein MGFGSYDESEQDNQEYDTDFDDDDGLDTEDNTHKGDVEYEFTASNDELLDRLKDIKETETNT; this is encoded by the coding sequence ATGGGGTTCGGGAGCTACGACGAATCAGAACAAGACAACCAGGAGTACGACACAGACTTCGACGACGACGATGGACTCGACACGGAGGACAACACCCACAAGGGTGATGTCGAGTACGAGTTCACGGCGTCGAACGACGAATTACTCGACCGGCTGAAGGATATCAAGGAGACCGAGACCAACACGTGA
- a CDS encoding ThuA domain-containing protein gives MVSVTVWNEYVHERDDEEVAEIYPEGIHTTIADALAERGHETRTATLQEPEHGLTEAVLDETEVLTWWGHAAHDEVDDEIVERVAERVQNGMGLLVLHSAHASKPFKRLLGTPCDLTWREAGERERCWVVDPGHPITDGLGDSLVFEEAEMYGEPFGVPEPDRLVFTSWFEGGEVFRSGCCYRRGRGRLFYFRPGHETYPIYHRDDVQRVLGNAVEWAAPTEGADAHAGNRNVDPRESL, from the coding sequence ATGGTATCCGTCACTGTCTGGAACGAGTACGTCCACGAACGGGACGACGAGGAGGTCGCCGAGATCTATCCCGAGGGCATCCACACGACGATCGCCGACGCGCTGGCCGAGCGAGGTCACGAGACGCGGACCGCGACGCTCCAGGAACCCGAACACGGGCTCACCGAGGCCGTCCTCGACGAGACCGAGGTACTGACCTGGTGGGGCCACGCCGCCCACGACGAGGTCGACGACGAGATCGTCGAGCGGGTCGCCGAACGCGTCCAGAACGGGATGGGGCTGCTCGTGCTCCACTCGGCGCACGCCTCGAAGCCGTTCAAACGGCTGCTGGGGACACCCTGTGACCTGACCTGGCGGGAGGCCGGCGAGCGAGAACGGTGCTGGGTCGTCGACCCGGGTCACCCGATCACCGACGGACTGGGCGACTCGCTGGTCTTCGAGGAGGCGGAGATGTACGGCGAACCCTTCGGCGTCCCCGAGCCCGATCGGTTGGTCTTCACCTCCTGGTTCGAGGGCGGTGAGGTGTTCCGCAGCGGCTGTTGCTACCGGCGGGGGCGGGGCCGACTGTTCTACTTCCGGCCGGGTCACGAGACCTACCCGATCTACCACCGCGACGACGTCCAGCGCGTGCTCGGTAACGCCGTCGAGTGGGCCGCACCGACCGAGGGCGCCGACGCCCACGCGGGCAACCGGAACGTCGACCCACGGGAATCACTCTGA
- a CDS encoding MBL fold metallo-hydrolase — translation MEVHTVTADAETFTCNAYLATGDRTTLVDAGAYEGVVDAIREHTETLDAVVLTHQHGDHVEQLDAVLDAFDTEVYAYADHARRDHAIDDGDTVPVGDEDCEVVYTPGHAEDHVSLASEASLFSGDVVVHDDGAFEGGSFGRTDYPGQSRERLIESIRELLDRLPDSVEHMYSGHGSVFHGDVREIVERALERAERREPKYPDE, via the coding sequence ATGGAGGTCCACACCGTCACCGCCGACGCCGAGACGTTCACGTGTAACGCCTACCTCGCCACCGGCGACCGGACGACGCTCGTCGACGCCGGGGCCTACGAGGGCGTCGTCGACGCGATCCGGGAACACACCGAGACGCTCGACGCCGTCGTCCTGACCCACCAACACGGCGACCACGTCGAGCAACTCGACGCCGTACTGGACGCCTTCGACACCGAGGTGTACGCCTACGCCGACCACGCCCGCCGGGACCACGCCATCGACGACGGCGACACGGTCCCGGTCGGCGACGAGGACTGCGAGGTCGTCTACACCCCGGGCCACGCCGAGGATCACGTCTCGCTGGCCTCCGAGGCCTCGCTGTTCTCGGGGGACGTGGTCGTCCACGACGACGGCGCCTTCGAGGGCGGGTCGTTCGGCCGGACCGACTACCCCGGCCAGTCCCGCGAGCGGCTCATCGAGAGCATCCGCGAGTTGCTCGACCGGCTGCCGGATAGCGTCGAGCACATGTACTCGGGCCACGGGAGCGTCTTCCACGGCGACGTCCGGGAGATCGTCGAGCGGGCGCTGGAACGGGCCGAACGGCGCGAGCCGAAATACCCCGACGAGTGA